The Phycisphaerales bacterium AB-hyl4 genome has a window encoding:
- a CDS encoding AAA family ATPase, with the protein MQRLERLRTNIQKCFIGNQQAIDKVITCLLAGGHILIEDVPGVGKTMLATSLARSLDCSMARIQLTPDLLPADVLGVTVWDQKKGEFTFKPGPIFNNIVLADEINRTTPRTQSALLEAMNEGQVSIDGHTRRLVQPFIVIATQNPFEFEGTYFLPESQLDRFLMRVCLGYPSPDDEARIATVDPLRTALRELKPVMTAEDLVELQNKVNEVEVDPALVDYIVQIANATRNNEQLQIGVSPRGTLALIHACKATAMMHKRDYVVPDDITSNVVPVFAHRVITKTYMHDADGSSSQQVMQQLLETVPSPV; encoded by the coding sequence ATGCAAAGACTCGAACGCCTGCGGACCAATATTCAGAAGTGCTTCATTGGCAACCAGCAGGCCATCGACAAGGTGATCACCTGTCTGCTCGCCGGGGGACACATTCTCATCGAAGACGTGCCCGGCGTCGGTAAGACGATGCTCGCGACGTCGCTGGCCCGCAGTCTCGATTGCTCGATGGCCCGCATTCAGCTCACGCCCGACCTGTTGCCCGCCGACGTGCTTGGCGTCACCGTGTGGGATCAGAAAAAGGGTGAGTTCACGTTCAAGCCGGGTCCGATTTTCAACAACATCGTGCTCGCTGACGAAATCAACCGCACCACGCCGCGGACGCAGTCGGCCCTGCTGGAAGCGATGAACGAGGGGCAGGTGTCGATCGACGGCCACACGCGTCGCCTCGTGCAGCCGTTCATCGTCATCGCCACGCAAAACCCCTTTGAGTTCGAGGGCACGTATTTTCTGCCCGAGTCGCAGCTGGACCGCTTCCTGATGCGCGTCTGCCTGGGCTATCCGAGCCCGGACGACGAGGCCCGCATCGCGACCGTCGACCCGCTGCGGACCGCGCTTCGCGAGCTGAAGCCGGTGATGACCGCGGAGGACCTGGTTGAGTTGCAGAACAAGGTCAACGAGGTGGAGGTCGACCCGGCGTTGGTCGACTACATCGTGCAGATTGCCAACGCGACGCGGAACAACGAGCAGTTGCAGATCGGCGTCTCGCCGCGCGGCACGCTGGCGTTGATTCATGCGTGCAAAGCCACCGCCATGATGCACAAACGCGACTACGTCGTGCCTGACGACATCACCTCCAACGTCGTGCCCGTGTTCGCACACCGGGTGATCACGAAAACGTACATGCACGACGCGGACGGCTCGTCCAGCCAGCAGGTCATGCAGCAGTTGCTTGAGACCGTGCCATCGCCCGTGTGA
- a CDS encoding S26 family signal peptidase → MSKPATPTTQHTPRRRGEESIKETFEAIAIAFILAFVFRAFVVEAFVIPTGSMAPTLLGQHLRVPCQQCGHRFATDVPDRRGEQRTAIPLRSRTGITCPMCRFTNHLPQGTRPSSGDRILVQKYIYNVRSPQRWDVAVFKNPQQPEVNFIKRLVGLPNEAVHLFEGNVYTAPLDDSGNPVESGWRIARKSDRPDVQRAVWQPIYHSQYIPLDEGDPARNQLRDRRWRTPWVAEGPRQDAWQIDNRRSYRFDSDRDGRVRFDFSRGGDDETAGLYPYNQHRAWIDPEPMEDIRLAVGVEPDQAGLRIALTTTARLHDGQHQDTELGAEQLTATLDETGELRLTAGDLETGEIRAELDRVQVRPLRPGRTTRLELWYVDQEASVWIDGRRVLQRRFDPPMDVLRERPGPLDRPETLHISVAGSPVTLHQVELDRDLYYSTLSGADQRRARGAMVRLGDRVAGWRRPLIIRDNEYFPVGDNGPQSDDGRFWQHVDETIAEQYFADRLADGEDAAGLVPEELMMGRAFFVYFPAPYPWQAGGRQIVPNFGDMRMIR, encoded by the coding sequence TTGAGCAAGCCCGCCACACCGACAACCCAACACACGCCTCGGCGTCGAGGCGAGGAATCGATCAAAGAAACCTTTGAAGCGATCGCGATCGCCTTCATCCTCGCGTTCGTGTTCCGCGCGTTTGTCGTCGAGGCGTTCGTCATTCCCACCGGCTCGATGGCCCCCACGCTGCTCGGCCAGCACCTGCGCGTGCCCTGCCAGCAGTGCGGCCACCGCTTCGCAACCGACGTGCCCGACCGCCGCGGCGAGCAGCGCACCGCCATCCCGCTGCGCTCGCGGACGGGCATCACCTGCCCCATGTGCCGCTTCACCAACCACCTGCCCCAGGGCACTCGGCCGAGCTCGGGCGACCGCATCCTCGTCCAGAAGTACATCTACAACGTCCGCTCGCCACAGCGATGGGACGTCGCGGTGTTCAAAAACCCGCAGCAGCCGGAGGTGAACTTCATCAAACGGCTGGTCGGCCTGCCCAACGAAGCGGTGCACCTGTTCGAGGGCAACGTCTACACCGCCCCACTCGACGACAGCGGCAACCCGGTCGAAAGCGGCTGGCGGATCGCTCGCAAGTCCGATCGGCCCGACGTGCAGCGGGCCGTATGGCAGCCGATTTATCACAGCCAGTACATCCCGCTGGACGAGGGCGACCCCGCCCGCAACCAGCTTCGCGATCGGCGTTGGCGCACGCCCTGGGTGGCGGAAGGCCCGCGGCAGGACGCATGGCAGATCGACAACCGCCGAAGCTATCGCTTCGACAGCGACCGCGACGGCCGAGTCCGCTTCGACTTCTCGCGTGGCGGCGACGATGAGACCGCCGGCCTATATCCCTACAACCAGCATCGCGCGTGGATTGACCCCGAACCGATGGAAGACATCCGCCTCGCCGTCGGCGTCGAGCCGGACCAGGCAGGCCTGCGCATCGCACTGACCACCACCGCCCGCCTCCACGACGGCCAGCATCAGGACACCGAACTCGGGGCCGAGCAGCTGACCGCGACACTCGATGAGACAGGTGAGCTTCGCCTCACCGCAGGCGACCTGGAGACGGGCGAGATTCGCGCGGAGCTCGATCGCGTGCAGGTTCGTCCGCTTCGGCCCGGCCGAACGACGCGGCTGGAACTGTGGTATGTCGACCAGGAAGCCAGCGTCTGGATCGACGGCCGACGTGTGCTCCAACGTCGCTTCGACCCGCCGATGGACGTGCTTCGCGAGCGCCCCGGGCCGCTGGATCGCCCGGAGACGTTGCACATCTCCGTCGCCGGAAGCCCCGTGACGTTGCACCAGGTGGAACTCGACCGCGACCTCTACTACTCGACGCTCAGCGGCGCTGACCAGCGGCGGGCACGCGGCGCGATGGTTCGGCTGGGCGATCGCGTGGCCGGCTGGCGTCGGCCGTTGATCATCCGCGATAACGAGTATTTCCCCGTCGGCGACAACGGACCACAAAGCGACGACGGCCGATTCTGGCAACACGTCGACGAAACCATCGCCGAGCAATACTTCGCCGACCGCCTCGCCGACGGCGAAGATGCCGCCGGCCTCGTCCCGGAAGAGCTGATGATGGGCCGAGCGTTCTTCGTCTACTTCCCCGCCCCCTACCCCTGGCAGGCCGGCGGCAGGCAGATCGTGCCCAACTTCGGCGACATGCGGATGATTCGCTGA
- a CDS encoding division/cell wall cluster transcriptional repressor MraZ, which produces MVFTGTYEHAIDKKNRLAIPADIRGQIQRSVGAAEGDSVYLYVTLGDDQALSLYTEQGFEQRARELDDSELEAGDLLAYERLLFSLARRVELDRQGRVRLPDNLLKQAGLGAEVVLLGVKDHLEVRDRQSWQEYVQQMLKSQPQMLMNPRRAMRSPRTSAT; this is translated from the coding sequence TTGGTTTTCACGGGCACGTATGAACACGCGATTGACAAGAAGAATCGCCTTGCCATACCGGCTGACATCCGCGGACAGATTCAGCGGTCAGTCGGAGCAGCGGAAGGCGACTCGGTCTATCTCTACGTGACTTTGGGTGATGATCAGGCGTTGAGCCTCTACACCGAGCAGGGCTTCGAGCAGCGAGCACGGGAACTGGATGATTCCGAGCTTGAGGCAGGAGACTTGCTGGCCTACGAGCGGCTGCTGTTTTCGCTCGCGAGGCGGGTGGAGTTGGATCGGCAGGGGCGTGTGCGTCTGCCGGACAACTTGTTGAAGCAGGCTGGTCTTGGGGCGGAAGTTGTGCTTCTCGGCGTGAAGGATCACCTGGAAGTACGGGACCGGCAGAGTTGGCAAGAGTATGTGCAGCAGATGCTCAAGAGCCAACCGCAGATGTTGATGAATCCTCGTCGGGCGATGCGATCGCCGCGGACGAGCGCGACTTAG
- a CDS encoding NYN domain-containing protein: MLLIDAYNVLHTTMPPALAGLDAAGLCLALARTPWREQSIKVVCDGQPGPLGLLDSPTDAVELLYSGVNRTADAVIIDHVNHHTAPRRLTVVSSDHEIRKAARRRRATTWTSEQFIHQLVEALRQGNHPTVGPEKPTGTLDDAQTRNWLKAFGYKPEDNTST; encoded by the coding sequence ATGCTTTTGATTGATGCTTACAACGTGCTGCACACGACGATGCCGCCCGCGCTGGCCGGGCTGGACGCAGCAGGCCTCTGCCTCGCGCTGGCGCGTACGCCGTGGCGTGAGCAATCGATCAAGGTCGTCTGCGATGGTCAGCCGGGCCCGCTGGGCTTGCTCGACTCCCCTACCGACGCGGTGGAGCTGCTCTACTCCGGCGTGAACCGCACTGCCGACGCGGTCATCATCGACCACGTCAACCACCACACCGCGCCGCGTCGGCTGACCGTTGTCAGCTCCGACCACGAGATCCGCAAAGCCGCCCGCCGCCGCCGAGCCACCACCTGGACCAGCGAGCAGTTCATCCACCAGCTTGTCGAAGCCCTCCGCCAGGGCAACCACCCCACCGTCGGCCCCGAAAAACCCACCGGCACACTCGACGACGCCCAGACACGCAACTGGCTCAAAGCCTTCGGCTACAAACCCGAAGACAACACCTCCACCTGA